CCCACACCCCCGGCAACCCCTGCTTCCCCCTGAGACGCCCCTCCGGCCGACCACCGACTCCCGCCCCGTTACTCCCCTTAGGGGATGTCACAGCTCGGCAGCAAAGCCGTCCCCGGACGGCGGGCTCCGGTACGTCACTCTGCGGGACCAGGTACGTTCGAAGGCGTGGCTGGATTCAGGATCGGACGCGGCGGCCGGGACAACCGTGCCCCGCAAGCGCGACCGCAACAACCTCCGTACGGGCGGCAGGCGCCCCAGGGACCATCGAGGTCCTCGGGGCCGTCGGGACCCTCGGGGCCGTCGTACGGCTACCCGTCGGCCCAGCAGCCGTACCCGCAGCAGCGTCCGCAGTACGGCGGCGCGGGCGCGGGCGGCGGCCAGTGGCCCCAGGCGAACGGCGGCGGCTACGGAGGCCAGAACGGCGACGAGCCGGAGTACTTCGGCGGCGACGCCCCGTACGGCGCTCCGGGCGGTCCCGGTGGCCCGGGAGGCGCCCCGCACGACCCGTACGCCGCGAACAACCCGGGGCACACCCAGGCCTTCTCGGTCGACGACCACAACCAGTACGACCAGTACAACCAGGGTGGTACGTATCACGCCGGGTCCGCCCCGGCCGGCCCGATCGGTCCGCGCCTGCACTGGAAGGAACTGCTGAAGGGCATCGTCCTCGACCCCCAGCAGACCTTCCTGCGGATGCGGGACTACGCGATGTGGGGCCCCGCCCTCGTCGTCACCTTCCTCTACGGCCTGCTCGCGGTCTTCGGCTTCGACGGCGCGCGCTCGGACGCGATAAACGCGACGCTCTCCAACGCGATCCCGATCGTGCTGACGACGGCCGTCGCGATGGTGCTGAGCTCCTTCGTCCTGGGCGTGGTCACCCACACCCTGGCCCGCCAGCTGGGCGGCGACGGCGCATGGCAGCCCACGGTCGGCCTCTCCATGCTGATCATGTCCCTCACGGACGCCCCGCGCTTGGTCGTCGCGATGTTCTTCGGCGGCGACGCGTCGTTCGTGCAGCTGCTGGGCTGGGCGACCTGGGTGGCGGCCGGCGCCCTCCTGACCCTGATGGTCAGCCGCTCCCACGACCTCCCGTGGCCGAAGGCGCTGGGCGCTGCGTCGATCCAGCTGATCGCCATCCTGTCGATCGTGAAACTGGGCACGTTCTAGGACGTTCCAGCACGTGCGGACGCGCAGAGGGCCCCCGGCCGACGGCCGGGGGCCCTTGGCATCTCATCACTCAACGTGAGATCGCACGAGCAGATATCCACCCAAAACCTTCACACAGTCACATGTCGCTCCCATATGACTACACACAGTAATATAAAGTGACTGCTTCCTGACCACCTCCTACAAGGAGTGCGCGTGAAAGCTCGCTTTGGCGTGAGACGGGGAACAGTCCTCCTGACGGCCCTGCTGGTCGCCGTGACGGCCGCCGGCGTCCAGGGATCGGCATCCGCCGACACGAAAGACAACCCGGCCCACCGCCCGGACCACTGGGGCGTGATCGCCCGCAACACGATCGGCTCGCCCGTCGCCGAAGTCCGCAAGGGGCCCTACGGCCCGTTCGGCATCACGGGTACGGCCGCCAGGCCGCCGTACGGGCAAGGCAGCCTCGGCATCGAGGTGGCGAACAACTCCACGACGCTGACCCCGGCGAGCGAGAAGGTCGACTTCGGCAATGAGGTCGACTTCTTCGGGAGGCCGGTGCTGGAGCTGCGGCGCGTCGGTTTCCACGTGTTCCAGACGGGCGAGAACGTCTCCTACGGGGGCCCGGCGAACATGCCGAACATCAGGTTCGAGATCGACCCGGACGTGACGTCCACCGACGACTACTCCACGCTGGTGTGGGTGCCGAACGCCTCCCCGGTCACGAACGGCTGGAGCCCGTTCATCGACGCCACCAAGACCGGCTACTGGTACCTCACGGGCGGCGAGACGAGCTGCAACCAGGCCGCCCAGTGCACCTTCACCCAGCTGAAGGCCTCCTTCGCCTCCGTCAACGCCAGGCCGACCATCTACACCGTCGCCGTGGGCAAGGGACGGGACTTCATGTGGATCGGCGCGGTCGACGGCCTCCGCCTCAACGACTACGTCTACGACTTCGAGCCGGAAGGCGTCAGAAGGCTCCGGCTGCGATGACGCGCTGACCGGAAGAACGTCGGTGTCGGGCCGGACCGGGCCGAGTCACGAGCCCGGCCGGACCCCACCTCGCGGCATCACACGACGAACGGTGAGCCGCATCGAACCGCCACGGCCGCGCGCCCTGAACCCGCCGAGGCCAAGAGCGCTCAAGCGCTCAGAGCGCTTCCCTGGACGGCGTGACCGGATCGCCCGACCTGCGCACGACAGGCAGAACACTCCACGGAAAGTTGATCCAGTCGTCGGTCCGCTTCCACACGTACTCGCACTTCACCAACGACTGCGACTTCTCGTAGACGACGGCGCTGCGCACCTCCGCGACGGCGTCCAGGCAGAACTCGCGGACGAGCTTGAGCGTCTTGCCGGTGTCGGCGACGTCGTCCGTGATGAGGACCTTCTTGTCCGAGAAGTCGATGACGTCGGGAACGGGCGCGAGCATGACGGGCATGTCGAGCGTGGTCCCCACCCCGGTATAGAACTCGACGTTGACCAGGTGGATGTTCTTGCAGTCGAGGGCGTAGGCGAGCCCACCGGCGACGAAGACACCGCCACGGGCGATGCTCAGCACCACATCGGGTACGTACCCGTCGTCGGCGATGGTCTGCGCGAGCTCGCGTACGGCGGTCCCGAACTGCTCGTAGGTCAGGTTCTCCCGGGCCACGTCC
This Streptomyces sp. NBC_00377 DNA region includes the following protein-coding sequences:
- a CDS encoding Yip1 family protein, coding for MSQLGSKAVPGRRAPVRHSAGPGTFEGVAGFRIGRGGRDNRAPQARPQQPPYGRQAPQGPSRSSGPSGPSGPSYGYPSAQQPYPQQRPQYGGAGAGGGQWPQANGGGYGGQNGDEPEYFGGDAPYGAPGGPGGPGGAPHDPYAANNPGHTQAFSVDDHNQYDQYNQGGTYHAGSAPAGPIGPRLHWKELLKGIVLDPQQTFLRMRDYAMWGPALVVTFLYGLLAVFGFDGARSDAINATLSNAIPIVLTTAVAMVLSSFVLGVVTHTLARQLGGDGAWQPTVGLSMLIMSLTDAPRLVVAMFFGGDASFVQLLGWATWVAAGALLTLMVSRSHDLPWPKALGAASIQLIAILSIVKLGTF
- a CDS encoding phosphoribosyltransferase, with protein sequence MSGGDADVARENLTYEQFGTAVRELAQTIADDGYVPDVVLSIARGGVFVAGGLAYALDCKNIHLVNVEFYTGVGTTLDMPVMLAPVPDVIDFSDKKVLITDDVADTGKTLKLVREFCLDAVAEVRSAVVYEKSQSLVKCEYVWKRTDDWINFPWSVLPVVRRSGDPVTPSREAL